The following coding sequences lie in one Vicinamibacterales bacterium genomic window:
- a CDS encoding transketolase C-terminal domain-containing protein, with translation MRKAFAETLTRLAEENDRIIFLTGDLGFQTFDEFQRRFGPRYVNVGVAEAQMMSAATGLALEGWRPFVYSIASFATARAFEQVRVGIGYHSLPVVIVGAGGGYLYASSGVTHHAPDDLGLMSLLPGMTVVAPADPVETEALLPQLATLAGPAYIRIGKYGEPRMAAEETPTLGRARLVRRGQRVLVLTTGDMARVAVEALDELSSEEIRPMLYQMHTVKPLDVAALDRLADQVDAVVVAEEHGPVGGLWAGVCHWYATTTGRRPLLRRLGAPDAYVHGSPGREELLRRIRCDATSIADEVRSVWARAPGAGDR, from the coding sequence ATGCGAAAGGCGTTTGCCGAGACCCTGACACGGCTGGCGGAGGAGAACGATCGGATCATCTTCCTCACCGGCGACCTCGGCTTCCAGACGTTCGACGAGTTCCAGCGGCGTTTCGGGCCACGATACGTGAACGTCGGCGTGGCGGAGGCGCAGATGATGTCTGCCGCGACCGGCCTCGCGCTCGAGGGCTGGCGTCCGTTCGTCTACTCGATCGCGTCATTTGCGACGGCCCGAGCCTTCGAGCAGGTTCGTGTCGGTATAGGCTATCACTCGCTCCCGGTCGTAATCGTGGGCGCAGGTGGCGGCTATCTCTACGCGTCGAGCGGGGTTACACACCACGCGCCCGACGACCTGGGCCTGATGTCGCTCCTGCCGGGCATGACCGTCGTGGCGCCGGCCGATCCGGTCGAAACCGAGGCCTTGTTGCCACAGTTGGCGACACTGGCCGGGCCGGCCTATATCCGTATTGGAAAGTACGGCGAACCGAGGATGGCTGCCGAGGAGACGCCCACGCTCGGCCGGGCGCGTCTCGTTCGTCGTGGCCAGCGGGTCCTGGTTCTCACCACCGGCGACATGGCCCGCGTGGCGGTCGAGGCCCTGGATGAGCTGTCGAGCGAGGAGATCCGCCCGATGCTCTACCAGATGCACACGGTGAAACCGCTGGATGTGGCCGCACTCGATCGCCTGGCCGATCAGGTGGACGCCGTCGTGGTCGCCGAGGAGCACGGGCCAGTGGGCGGGTTGTGGGCCGGTGTCTGCCACTGGTACGCCACGACGACCGGTCGCCGTCCACTGCTCAGGCGCCTTGGCGCGCCGGACGCGTACGTGCATGGAAGCCCGGGGCGCGAGGAGTTGCTGCGCCGGATTCGCTGCGACGCGACGTCCATCGCAGACGAGGTGCGAAGCGTGTGGGCGCGTGCGCCCGGTGCAGGAGATCGGTGA